GGCGCCGGCGGCACGGTTGGCGGGACGGTAGTGGCCGGTGACGGGGTCAGGCACCCACGAGGCGTCGGCCACGGCCTTCTCGGCCTCCCTGGCCGCCTTCCCGTCCGCGGCCGCCGCAGCGCCGCGCCTCATCGCCCCGGAGGAGGCCGCCGCCGCGTAGCCCCTGGCGGTGGCCGGGGCCAGCCGCTGGGCGAGCGCGCGGGCAGCAGCGGAGCCGGAGAGAGCGAGGGCCATCGGATCTGTCTGTGTCGGACGATCGGACGGCTGGAGGGCTCCGGCTCTTTGCTACTGCTCCAACTTGGGCGTTTGAGGCTTGGTGGGCTTTGGTGGTGTGGGGGAACGAGAGAGGCCAGGGCCCGTATATAAAGAGAGACGGGGAGGGGTAGGCGGGGTAAAAAGGGCGGAACGGCGCGGGTTTTGTCAAAGATTCGGTGGCTTTTGGGAGCCGTCACTCAGCGCGGCGAACCGGCACGTGGTGTCGCAGGAAATGGCGCCGCGGGTTCGTCGCTTCCGTCCTTCCTACGTGGTCGACCTGATATTTTTGTTTACTCATCTCGAGCTGATGATAGCGTGCATTGCCGGGTCGACATGGGCTTGGTGACACTGACGCCGACGCGCGCTTAATAAAAAGGTTAGTGACAATTTGGACTTTTGAGATGAGAGGAGCAAGCAAGTCGTGCTTGTTTCGTTTTTCTCTTTTCGTTGTGAACGGCGAAGTTGCCTTTGCTCTTCTCGGTTTGGTGTGCAGTAAAATTAATTTTTCAGGGTGCGTCGGTTACACGTTGCACTAGTAACGGTTATCCACGTATTCGGGGCAGTAGAACACGATGCGAAAACAAAAACATTATCCTCTCTGGGACGTGGaggagattttttttttttgaggggtcgtGGAGATCTTttggcgagcgagcgagcaagCGTGGACCGGGGACCCAGGCTCGTCGTGAGCCGAGGAGGCGGCGTCTGGTGGAGGCGGGGGGCGCGGTCGGCAGCGCGAGGGAGCGAGTGAGCCGCATCTGGACGGGTCGTACCCGGCCCGGCGTGCGGCCGTCGCTCGCTAGGTATAGCGGCTCCCGGGCCGACCGGGTCGCGCGCCGACGGGCATCAACACCCCAAAGCAAAGGGCACAGGGCCCCCTGATGATGAGGAGACTTGACGCGGTCGGCGTCTCGGTCGGTCGTCGGCGCACCGCGCGCACGCGGCGCGGCTGGAACCTACATGGATGCATCCCGTGGTTTGGCCATTTTGTAGCAGCGGAAAGGAGATTCTCTCGTGACGCCTACATGCACCTCGTAGTTTGGCCAGTTAGCGGCGAAAAGAAAGGGCAGGGACGAGATGCGGATGCATTAGAAAACAGAGGAAGTAGATGCGGatgagtttatttatttattgagGTAATAGCATCCCAGATCCATGAACTTGCACAAGATGTGATGATTTAGTTCAAAACTTGCAAAATTTCACTAAGGGCTTCCAGAACTTGGCACCCTATGTGGTGATTTGGTCCAGAGCGAATCACAGCGCGACAAGTGGCAGTCCAGAGCTTGGACCGGTTAGCACTGGCATTTTTTCAATAAACCCCCTGCCATTCCGTCGATTTAACCCGCACTGGTTAGTGCTCATCTTCTCCACCGCAGGTGCCCCGCCCCCGCTCGTCCACACAATACAGTACTACAGTCTCTGTCGAGTTCTTGCGGTGTTGATGCTTTTGCGGTGCAGATTTGCTCGTCGGGGTGTTCATCGATGCCATTCTCGAGCTGCGGGGGGTCCCGGCGAGGACGCGGATCTGGTGCGTTGTCGCCTGGTTGTTCAACCCCTTCACCTTCACCATCGGCACCAAAGGGAACTGCGAGCCCATCATCTGCGCCGCCATGCTCTGGATCCTCATCTGCTTGATGAAGGGTGTAAGCTCTGCATCCTTTTTTTATGTCTGTTCAGTGATAGCTACCTTTATGAACTGCTAGCTTTGAATATTTTGCAGTTGTGTGATATGCTAATTCTTACTTGTCAAAACTAGGAATATTTCTCTTCAAATTTTAGTAGGTATATAATTGGTCTGAAAGTTGCGATGATGCTCCACACATTTAGTTCATTATGTTTAGTCTGTAAAGTATCTTCCGTTTAGTCCTTTCTTAAGTTTTTGTTCACCAATCAATTGCCTGTCTGTTGGATGATCAATCCCACTATTTAGCTTATTTTGTGAAGTAGTCGAACTTAACCTTTTATACAAGGGGTATTTAACTTATTGGACCAATGGATttacaaacaaaaatttggcagacTGCATTTTACAAAGTTGGGTGTTGCTTATGCACTGAAATACATGATGGTAACATCAGAAAAATCCCACACACAAACAAAAACTCTCAGAAGAAGGAAGGTGTACCCATAATCCAAGAAAACCATACTAGATTTCTATCACTTTTGCAAAACCACATATACCaaataatttgcttcttaattcttATACATAGTTCTAGTCTCCTTTGTACCTGTCTGATGTTTTTCCTTGAAAGATATCAGTACTTGGTGCTCAACTGTTAAAGTACCTTTGCTTCAGAATTCAGGTTTTCTTTTGATTAATGTCTTAATGGTGTCATTACAGTGTCTTCTGTCCTGTTTCTTCACTTGCTTGACTCGATGCATTTTGACAGACATTCAGCTTCATAATCTAGTTTGTGAAGTGAAAGTTGTCAGGCAAATGGTTTGCTTGCTTTATTTGAATGGTAGCCATCATCATCATTCTCTTTTTCATTATCAAGATAAAGGGCTTCATTTGAAGAGTTAGTTGGCGGGCCTACCAGCCCGCAGACTACGAGAAAGAGATAGAGGTTGCCTCTCTTGCAGATCATTTACTCTGTTGCTTACTTGCATCATAAGTATGGACAATTTACTAGTATTTGCAGACACATGTAGTAAGAAGATTAAAAACACAGAATTATTGTTTATAAATATTTTGCATGGCTATCTTACAGTTTGATTATCTACTGCAGGTAGAGTACTGGAAGCAGCATTCTTGTATGGGCTGATTGTGCACGTCAGAATAATCATTTGAGATAGCAGTCACTTGAGTGTGTAAACTCAAGCTCCTTTTTGCTGCTGGCTAGAGTAGTTACTGCTATCCTGGAGTTGAGCAATACTTGAGCACTCAGATGCGATGAAAAATTAGATATGCGAAATGGGCAGTAAATAACTCTTTACTGTAATTTGTTTTCTTCCAAATAATTCCAGCACCAACACtattagggaaaaccctagcagtagcgctggttttgtgctcactagtagcgtggGTAggcgcgcgctactaataaggcgctacagctattgcttagcagtaacgcgtgccgcacgcgctattgctaggacaaatagctgcagcgcttgttcactcccacgctgctgctaatgtaactactgacaacgtgttttctttccatcgctactagtattgtttttttatttttttatttttttatttttttatttttaatgtatttatgcgccatcgtacaaatattggtacaataccagttatgaggtttacatcattatgtccataacagtatgtcaaatgaaggtggattaggttcaagtggaggcagtatgtggtgcatgtcaaaagtatactactaatccaaacttgatctagtttggactagtagtactttcgatgtgcaccacatgttgcctccacttgaatctaatccgccagcacaagctatttaatcatcatcataatcattagcatcaacaatatttatttaatcatcactaacactagctaataataatcatcagtcattaccaccaacactagctattttatcatcatagtaatagtgtagcacatcattatcctcaaactcatttctagctaatcactcatgctgctctctcttaggtaaaacaacataaaacatgtgtagctctcctccttgatcaagttggagcatgcagatgaacctgtcttctaattttgggtagcacatctgtttgctgccccctagtacttgtctgtgctcccccatcacatatctggtccagtcttacactattaagcattcatgctgatcttgaatgcactaaagtaacatgtaggatatcttggtcgtaagctaataatactcatggtacatttagtctcgatcccataaggtaaggcacaacattcatcgggagtccctgttgaagaacatcgtatggtcacatacttagcaatgaagtttagcttcacaaataatgtatggaaaagatgcactgaggataaatagtaaaaatcttaccatccttcctaaatagatgtgaccgtagttcatgacgaacactattggtcgcacgttttcagtactaagatttctaagtccaggaagaaaatttgtcttgacggtatcaagatcctcaagccatgaaacataatgacttagctcctcgcagtttagttcagccccaggacagtagtaggtcctgtctaccaagcgctggacatgtttgcttgcaccgaaataagctgacaatacaaattagttgtcaactatttttgaataaacaatatcaaagacataaatatggttgagaaacttacattttggtgtaactggaggcgtctgcacatcgacccagatgtcggtattaccttcaatatcatcttccggatgaatatcaaaggtgataaccatatcaggctcaaatgcataagtcttgcatagtgctcgccatgttttgcatccaaaataggtgtagtcgtctgaattgtataattttgcgtggaaaatataaccatgttcGGTCTTTAAATAAACTTTCTtcacctccatagtatgactgaaacctatcttatccaatacaaaaactcttgcatggcaggggatacgctagtagaatagtaaagaaaatataagttgaagcaaatgaagcagatgtcatgcttaattacgaaaaaagacttgtcattgtgacttactgtatccacttcaaagttctcgttcagcttgatgctgaagcgcctatcatcatctaggaagattccgtcgcacaggccgcgctcgtcttcgcagtatttgcaaataccgaaatcctttttgtcgtcagacatttcctatgttcatagttaaaacattaattgaaaatcgataaaAGACAACTAccagatactcaacacacaaatccggggcactcgatatttcctacatattctggcaaaagtcatgccaaaattcacggaaaaatacggcatgacctttgctaaaataggatatatcgagcgcctgaaatttgccggaaaggaaatgaatcaacacttcagcaaaatataggccactcggaggtgtaacctgcaaacatgatcggccacttggatattgagcaacacaagatatacatttcaaaatatcttataagactcaaattagcatgcattcaataaacaaaagtaaatcatctcatgcgtccgtacatcgtcgaatattatcactaatacatcccgaatagt
The Triticum dicoccoides isolate Atlit2015 ecotype Zavitan chromosome 3A, WEW_v2.0, whole genome shotgun sequence genome window above contains:
- the LOC119267860 gene encoding late embryogenis abundant protein 41-like, with protein sequence MALALSGSAAARALAQRLAPATARGYAAAASSGAMRRGAAAAADGKAAREAEKAVADASWVPDPVTGHYRPANRAAGADPADLRAAHLGQTYARA